In Gopherus flavomarginatus isolate rGopFla2 chromosome 5, rGopFla2.mat.asm, whole genome shotgun sequence, one DNA window encodes the following:
- the ZDHHC22 gene encoding palmitoyltransferase ZDHHC22: MLVLRVLNVAAPAYFLCISLVTFVLQLFLFIPSMFKDPSTTPLFSPALLHGALFLFLSANALGNYILVIQNSPEDLGKCLNSGRGAEVVADQPDGSRSPCSALPSTHFCRLCARVTQRHDHHCFFTGNCIGSRNMRNFIMFCLYTSLACLDSLVAGVAYISAVLSMSFANPLAFLTLLPHSISQFFSGALLSSEMFVILMLYLWLGIGLACAGFCSHQILLILRGQTRYQVRKGMVGRARPWRKNLQDVFGKRWLIGLLIPMLNVGSDYHRHKDK, encoded by the exons ATGCTAGTTCTCAGGGTGCTCAATGTTGCTGCTCCAGCCTACTTCCTGTGCATCTCCTTAGTGACCTTCGTCCTCCAGCTCTTTCTCTTCATCCCCAGCATGTTCAAAGACCCTTCCACCACCCCACTTTTCTCTCCTGCTCTGCTGCATGGGGCCCTGTTCCTCTTCCTCTCAGCTAATGCCCTGGGGAACTACATCCTTGTGATACAGAACTCCCCTGAGGACCTGGGCAAGTGCCTGAACTCGGGCAGAGGAGCCGAAGTGGTGGCGGACCAGCCGGACGGAAGCAGGTCCCCTTGCTCAGCCTTGCCCAGCACCCACTTCTGTAGACTGTGTGCCAGAGTCACCCAAAGGCATGACCACCACTGTTTCTTCACAGGGAACTGCATCGGGAGCAGGAACATGCGGAACTTCATCATGTTCTGCCTCTACACCTCCTTGGCTTGTCTCGACTCCCTGGTGGCAGGGGTGGCTTACATTTCTGCAGTGCTCTCTATGTCCTTTGCAAACCCACTGGCCTTCCTCACCCTCCTGCCTCACTCCATCAGCCAATTCTTCTCAG GAGCTCTCCTTAGCTCTGAAATGTTTGTCATTCTCATGCTGTACCTCTGGCTTGGAATTGGACTTGCCTGTGCTGGCTTCTGTTCCCACCAGATACTGTTGATTTTACGAGGGCAAACTCGCTACCAGGTGCGGAAGGGGATGGTGGGAAGAGCCCGGCCCTGGAGGAAGAACCTGCAGGATGTCTTTGGGAAGAGGTGGCTAATAGGACTTCTCATTCCTATGCTAAACGTGGGAAGTGACTATCACAGGCATAAAGACAAGTAA